One segment of Capnocytophaga sp. oral taxon 878 DNA contains the following:
- a CDS encoding CBS domain-containing protein, with product MKQRVPVSQIMSKKLITLTPTQSLYEAERLFKKHNIRHIPVVEGDKLIGIVSYSDLLRISFADMTDGEEEVTSVVYDLYTIPQIMAKTPLTVSADTSIKEVAEILSAQSFHSIPVVEGDKLVGLVTTTDLIKYLLDQY from the coding sequence ATGAAACAACGTGTACCCGTATCGCAAATTATGAGTAAGAAACTTATTACTCTTACTCCTACCCAATCACTTTATGAAGCTGAACGCCTCTTTAAAAAGCACAATATCCGACATATACCTGTAGTGGAAGGGGATAAACTTATTGGCATAGTGAGCTATTCGGACTTATTACGCATTAGTTTTGCCGATATGACGGATGGTGAAGAGGAAGTAACATCGGTGGTGTATGACTTGTATACTATACCACAAATAATGGCTAAAACCCCACTTACTGTAAGTGCTGATACTTCAATTAAGGAAGTGGCTGAAATATTATCGGCACAAAGTTTTCACTCTATTCCGGTAGTAGAGGGGGATAAACTAGTGGGGCTTGTAACTACTACCGACCTTATTAAATACCTTTTAGATCAATATTAA
- a CDS encoding PhoH family protein, producing MNELTLELTDVSAQVFCGEDESNIKYIKTLFPKLKIVARGSKLIAFGEEHLLKDFEAQINKLIAYCTKYNRLDERAIDSILSAVESENTEKVRAEDIIVHGVNGKVIRPQTQNQVKLVDMMRKNDMVFAVGPAGTGKTYVGVALAVKALKEKQVRRIILTRPAVEAGENLGFLPGDLKEKLDPYMQPLYDALRDMIPTEKLNAFIEAGIIEIAPLAFMRGRTLDNAFVILDEAQNTTHAQMKMFLTRMGRNAKFMITGDPGQIDLPRKVSSGLKEAMLILQNVKGIAFLHLDDKDVVRHPLVRSIIEAYKTIENNE from the coding sequence ATGAATGAATTAACATTAGAACTTACGGATGTAAGCGCACAGGTGTTCTGTGGGGAAGATGAAAGCAATATTAAGTACATCAAAACTTTGTTCCCGAAGCTGAAAATAGTGGCTAGGGGTAGCAAGCTGATTGCTTTTGGCGAAGAACACTTACTAAAAGACTTTGAAGCACAAATAAATAAACTGATTGCTTATTGTACTAAATACAATAGACTAGATGAGAGAGCTATAGATAGTATCCTATCGGCAGTGGAGAGTGAAAATACTGAGAAAGTACGCGCAGAAGATATTATAGTACACGGGGTAAATGGCAAGGTGATTCGCCCTCAAACTCAAAACCAAGTGAAACTGGTGGATATGATGCGCAAGAACGATATGGTTTTTGCGGTGGGACCTGCTGGTACGGGTAAAACTTATGTGGGGGTAGCCCTTGCAGTAAAAGCTCTTAAAGAAAAACAAGTAAGGCGTATTATACTGACTAGACCTGCGGTAGAGGCTGGGGAGAACCTTGGGTTCCTTCCGGGGGATTTGAAAGAGAAGCTTGACCCTTATATGCAACCGCTATATGATGCGCTGAGGGATATGATACCGACAGAAAAGCTGAATGCTTTTATTGAGGCGGGGATTATTGAGATTGCCCCTCTTGCCTTTATGCGTGGGCGTACTTTGGACAACGCTTTTGTAATCCTTGATGAGGCACAGAACACTACTCACGCGCAAATGAAGATGTTCCTTACCCGTATGGGACGCAATGCTAAATTTATGATTACTGGTGACCCAGGACAGATAGACTTGCCTAGAAAAGTATCGTCTGGACTTAAAGAAGCGATGCTTATACTTCAAAATGTAAAAGGGATAGCCTTCCTGCACTTGGATGATAAAGATGTGGTGCGACACCCACTGGTGAGAAGCATTATTGAGGCTTATAAAACTATAGAAAATAACGAATAA
- a CDS encoding outer membrane beta-barrel protein — MKKIFLSLLWAVSSLGMAQNVFKGTLMNAEQQGVSGANILLISLPDSTLVKGAISNERGVFELPNPAEGKKLLIRITHLEYEEKMIAAEKSNLGTITLERITNELGEVVVSAKRPILEQKGTRISTNVAQSTLQNLPKTELLINFLPGVSTSYTGGGFEVFGKGNPIFFINNRRVRNLDEINQLSPKDIESIELETQPGAEHDNTVGAVIYIKLKKKQGDGLSGSVENENYVLKKGASVNTWVNLNYRKGKTDWFTTIGNFNNFGRKNADYYQDWQVHTQNNEWRVLSNETNESNAKGLQAKVGVAHEISDGHSVGMSVRGSIEPMVGHRLSTQETSTYKNNLLTAKGINEYDRFNQNKNLSVNAYYESKLTEGLKLQTDVDYIGQRSANTSDIIERNLLTGGVRNVHTHSDAASDWWGLKTTFVQKWGKGTVNYGAEVSDLHRWEDYVDNVLVASEVKNTERRSAGFVSFSYPIKKVNLKVGTRYEYADFGYYDRGQKSEVKSREYRNWLPNVSVAFPWEKTQLTFSYARKIKRPAFYELSDYNSYSSSFLYNRGNPYIVPQLTDEWGALATYGPISASVNYLNIHKGIYSDYQLSSSNGDVIESTLRNYDDFSVLKCVVNAQTQIGKWMPKLTFTYGKPFAGNVFYRSEGRFSVELMNQIVPSENWLILAMFTYASKGSEREAYVYRDMSGMFVGVARMFFNQSLTVFAVVSDPYDGLSPYTRIENSVISLGSVSKYSNMSFKVGLNYNFNSTQSKYKGHSGGETDRL, encoded by the coding sequence ATGAAAAAGATTTTTCTATCACTGTTGTGGGCTGTGAGTAGTTTGGGAATGGCTCAAAATGTGTTTAAAGGGACTTTGATGAATGCTGAACAACAAGGGGTAAGTGGGGCTAATATTCTTCTTATAAGCTTGCCGGACTCGACGCTTGTAAAAGGTGCGATAAGCAATGAACGGGGGGTATTTGAACTGCCTAATCCTGCTGAAGGTAAAAAGCTACTTATCAGGATTACGCATTTGGAATATGAGGAGAAAATGATAGCTGCCGAAAAGAGCAACTTGGGCACTATAACCCTTGAGCGTATTACTAATGAATTAGGCGAGGTGGTGGTGAGCGCTAAACGACCTATATTAGAACAGAAAGGAACTAGAATAAGTACTAATGTGGCACAATCGACTTTGCAGAATTTGCCTAAAACTGAATTGCTTATTAACTTCCTCCCAGGGGTGAGTACTTCATATACTGGTGGGGGTTTTGAGGTGTTTGGGAAAGGGAATCCTATCTTTTTTATTAATAACCGAAGGGTGCGCAACCTTGACGAAATAAATCAGCTTTCACCTAAGGATATTGAAAGTATTGAACTGGAAACTCAGCCGGGTGCAGAACACGATAATACGGTAGGGGCGGTTATCTATATCAAACTGAAAAAGAAACAAGGTGATGGGCTGAGCGGCTCGGTAGAGAATGAGAACTATGTACTGAAAAAAGGTGCAAGTGTTAATACTTGGGTTAACCTGAACTACCGCAAGGGGAAAACGGACTGGTTCACTACCATAGGTAACTTTAATAACTTCGGGAGAAAAAATGCTGACTATTACCAAGATTGGCAGGTGCATACGCAAAACAATGAGTGGCGGGTGCTAAGCAATGAAACTAATGAGAGTAATGCTAAGGGCTTACAGGCTAAGGTGGGTGTAGCGCACGAGATTTCGGACGGGCACTCGGTAGGGATGAGTGTGAGAGGAAGTATAGAGCCTATGGTAGGGCATAGATTAAGCACCCAAGAGACTTCGACGTATAAAAATAATTTGCTTACGGCTAAGGGGATTAATGAATATGACCGCTTCAACCAAAATAAGAACCTAAGTGTTAATGCTTATTATGAGAGCAAACTGACTGAGGGACTGAAATTGCAAACGGATGTGGATTATATAGGACAACGGTCGGCAAATACTTCGGATATTATAGAACGTAACTTACTTACGGGAGGTGTGAGAAATGTGCATACGCACTCGGACGCTGCATCGGACTGGTGGGGGCTTAAAACTACCTTTGTGCAAAAATGGGGCAAGGGTACTGTGAACTACGGGGCTGAAGTGAGTGACTTACACCGCTGGGAGGACTATGTGGATAATGTGCTTGTGGCTTCGGAGGTTAAGAATACCGAAAGGCGGTCGGCTGGATTTGTGAGTTTTTCGTACCCTATAAAAAAAGTGAATTTAAAGGTGGGTACACGCTATGAGTACGCTGATTTTGGGTACTATGATAGGGGGCAAAAGAGTGAGGTGAAGAGCAGGGAATACCGCAACTGGCTGCCTAATGTATCGGTTGCTTTTCCTTGGGAGAAGACACAACTTACTTTTAGCTATGCGAGGAAGATTAAGCGTCCGGCTTTTTATGAGCTGAGTGATTACAACAGTTATTCGTCGTCTTTTTTGTACAACCGTGGGAATCCTTATATTGTGCCTCAGCTTACTGATGAGTGGGGAGCGCTGGCTACTTATGGTCCTATTTCTGCTTCGGTGAATTATTTGAACATACACAAGGGTATTTATTCGGATTATCAGCTTTCAAGCTCTAACGGTGATGTGATAGAGAGTACGCTGCGCAATTATGATGATTTTAGTGTGCTGAAGTGTGTGGTGAATGCGCAAACGCAGATAGGTAAATGGATGCCTAAACTTACTTTTACTTATGGGAAGCCTTTTGCTGGGAATGTGTTTTACAGGAGTGAAGGTAGGTTTTCGGTGGAGTTGATGAACCAGATTGTTCCTTCGGAAAACTGGTTAATCTTGGCTATGTTTACTTACGCGAGCAAGGGTTCGGAGCGTGAGGCTTACGTTTATAGGGATATGAGTGGTATGTTTGTAGGTGTTGCGCGTATGTTCTTCAACCAATCACTTACGGTATTTGCAGTAGTTTCTGACCCTTATGATGGGTTGAGTCCGTATACGCGTATTGAGAACTCAGTGATTAGCCTTGGCAGTGTGAGTAAGTACAGCAATATGAGTTTTAAAGTGGGGTTAAACTATAACTTTAACTCGACTCAAAGCAAATATAAAGGGCATAGTGGGGGAGAAACAGATAGGCTTTAA
- a CDS encoding TonB-dependent receptor — protein MLKNFYFYVLLFFSATVFSQVKVEGVVTDEQTKKPLQGVKVRVNSPWREAVTDSKGRYVLQLPQGDFLLLYSLGGYTTREEVVMITGEDHQTLAGISLGADYAQEMEQLAVITENELEDDESQADAMSGILQSSQDVFMRRAAFDFSSVFFKPRGYDSKDATVLINGIPMNRLENGRAQYANWGGLNDLTRNQEITNGISKSDYTFGGLLGSNYISIRPSLNRAGLRLSTSVSNRSYVGRVMATYNSGVQRNGLAYTLSASRRWAPNGSWVDGTLYNAFAFAGAVEYQFLDHHNLNFVGLFTPVKRGKSSPLTQEALDLFGYRYNPYWGNQGDYKRNSRNRIISEPIFVLSYNYEKDNTRLNIDLGYQFGEIGNTRISYGNASNPEPTYYRRMPSYYINQPAGADYDLAALQREYILNNSQLNWADLYRANANISDGRSAFIVSNDINRERTFTTNINFSTPIDEQIKLTSGIVYRNITSDNFAEVDDLLGGSYFLNYDYFDDQPYDANEANMRKGKGDKWNYFYGLKSNVMEGFGQVEFTFKKAELFVATRYHYTDIQRDGKYNYALYRDSYGKGATKYQNGVSTKAGLTYAFTGRHLLQLNIGYFNTPQSVRNIYTNVRNSNRILPNIKNEVAYTTDASYILRLPNVKGRLTGYFTQIENTSETNFFYTETALTDEIDHDFVAQTVDGIQKQHFGIELGAEASLLPTLKLSGAAAIGQYTYSNNPSLYISSGEISKAIDEVKLKNYHVPSGPQRAYSLGLEYRDPNYWWISGTANLLTHNYVSLSALNRTSQFFINPTTKVPFDNIDKAKARELLKQERLSDVFLINLVGGKSWRVNKTYISAMLSVNNLLGTNFVSGGFEQSRTANYGKMLQDNAHNIPTFGNRYFVGYGRTYMLNLAVSL, from the coding sequence ATGTTAAAAAATTTCTATTTTTATGTACTATTGTTTTTTTCGGCAACGGTCTTTTCACAAGTAAAGGTGGAAGGGGTGGTTACCGATGAGCAAACAAAGAAGCCCTTACAAGGGGTTAAGGTACGTGTGAATTCGCCTTGGCGTGAAGCTGTTACGGATAGCAAGGGACGCTATGTATTGCAGTTGCCACAGGGTGATTTTCTTTTGCTATACTCCCTCGGTGGTTATACTACGCGGGAGGAGGTGGTGATGATTACTGGGGAAGACCATCAGACATTGGCTGGGATTAGCCTAGGTGCTGACTATGCGCAGGAGATGGAGCAGCTTGCTGTGATTACTGAGAATGAGCTTGAGGATGATGAAAGCCAAGCTGACGCTATGTCGGGGATATTACAAAGCTCTCAGGATGTATTTATGAGGCGTGCTGCTTTTGATTTCAGTTCTGTATTTTTTAAGCCACGTGGATATGACTCGAAGGATGCGACGGTGCTTATTAACGGTATCCCGATGAATAGGCTAGAGAATGGCAGGGCGCAGTATGCTAATTGGGGAGGGCTTAATGACTTGACCCGGAACCAAGAGATTACCAATGGTATTAGTAAATCGGATTATACATTTGGGGGTCTGTTGGGGTCTAATTACATAAGCATACGACCTTCACTTAATAGGGCAGGGTTGCGTTTGTCGACATCTGTTAGTAACCGGAGTTATGTGGGGCGTGTAATGGCTACCTACAACTCGGGGGTACAGCGCAATGGGCTTGCGTACACGCTATCGGCTTCACGGCGTTGGGCTCCTAATGGCAGCTGGGTAGATGGGACTCTGTATAATGCTTTTGCTTTTGCTGGGGCAGTGGAGTATCAGTTTTTAGATCATCATAACTTGAATTTTGTGGGGCTGTTCACTCCTGTAAAGCGTGGTAAATCTTCGCCATTAACGCAAGAGGCGCTTGATCTTTTTGGTTATAGATATAATCCGTATTGGGGAAATCAGGGGGATTACAAGCGTAACTCACGTAACAGAATTATATCGGAGCCGATATTTGTGCTTTCGTATAATTATGAGAAGGATAATACTAGGCTGAATATTGATTTGGGGTATCAGTTTGGAGAGATAGGTAATACGCGTATTAGCTATGGTAATGCTAGTAACCCAGAGCCTACTTATTACCGCCGTATGCCGAGTTATTATATTAATCAGCCTGCGGGAGCTGATTATGATTTGGCGGCTTTGCAGCGTGAATATATACTTAATAACTCACAACTTAATTGGGCTGATCTCTACCGTGCGAATGCTAACATTAGTGATGGGCGTAGTGCGTTTATTGTAAGTAACGACATTAATAGGGAGCGGACTTTTACTACTAACATTAACTTTTCGACGCCTATTGATGAGCAGATAAAGCTGACTTCGGGGATTGTGTACCGGAATATAACTTCGGATAATTTTGCGGAGGTAGATGACCTTTTGGGAGGCTCATACTTCTTAAACTATGATTATTTTGACGATCAGCCTTATGATGCTAATGAAGCTAATATGCGCAAGGGTAAAGGGGATAAATGGAATTACTTCTACGGGCTGAAAAGTAATGTGATGGAAGGGTTTGGACAGGTAGAATTTACCTTTAAAAAGGCTGAACTATTTGTAGCTACCCGCTATCATTACACTGATATACAGCGTGATGGGAAGTATAATTACGCCTTATACAGAGATTCATACGGCAAAGGTGCTACTAAGTACCAAAACGGGGTGAGCACTAAAGCAGGGCTTACTTATGCTTTTACAGGTAGGCATCTTCTTCAGCTAAATATTGGTTATTTTAACACTCCGCAATCGGTTCGTAATATTTATACCAATGTGAGAAATTCCAATCGGATATTGCCAAATATTAAGAATGAAGTAGCCTACACTACTGATGCGAGCTACATATTACGCTTGCCTAATGTTAAAGGGCGCCTTACAGGATATTTTACCCAGATAGAAAACACTTCGGAAACGAACTTTTTCTATACTGAAACTGCACTTACAGATGAAATAGACCATGATTTTGTGGCTCAGACTGTTGATGGTATCCAAAAGCAACATTTTGGTATAGAATTAGGAGCAGAGGCAAGCCTTCTGCCTACGCTTAAACTAAGTGGTGCTGCTGCAATAGGACAATATACTTATAGTAACAACCCTTCTCTATATATTTCATCGGGAGAGATTAGCAAGGCTATTGACGAGGTTAAACTTAAGAATTATCACGTACCAAGCGGTCCACAACGTGCTTATTCATTAGGATTAGAGTATCGTGATCCTAATTACTGGTGGATATCGGGGACAGCAAACTTACTTACACATAATTATGTATCACTTTCAGCCTTGAACAGGACTTCACAATTCTTTATCAATCCAACTACTAAAGTACCTTTTGATAATATTGATAAAGCAAAAGCCCGAGAACTATTGAAGCAAGAACGCTTATCGGATGTGTTTCTTATCAACTTGGTAGGAGGTAAATCATGGCGTGTTAATAAGACTTATATCAGCGCTATGCTTAGCGTGAACAACCTATTGGGTACTAATTTTGTGTCAGGAGGATTTGAACAATCACGTACAGCTAATTATGGTAAAATGTTGCAAGATAATGCACATAACATTCCTACATTTGGCAACCGTTACTTTGTAGGTTATGGCCGTACTTATATGCTTAATTTAGCTGTAAGTCTTTAA
- a CDS encoding DUF5689 domain-containing protein yields MKLTTLKNSGIALLSLFTLISCVKDDDYELPEIKKELPSFNGSIVTFATLTSKATASVTTYTANEAIEGYVISSDEGGNFYQKIYIQNPEGTQGISVAIEEGSHYTEYPLGAKVQLRLKDLSTHLNNGGVDVGYKTYTSGKYTNVGRITKSIYKNHLFDTGERKPLTQLAKEFTSIAQAATDSNVNQLITLKNVHFPDNAVGKTFFVTPEATARDKNGTNYNLTDASGKHIIFRTSSFAKFKNQIVPAGTVNVTGVLTKFGSTYQFMISNHQDLVVVGGTVTQTQSATVEAIEAATATASVFQENKLVKIHGITISKGGRPYFKLADGTLILIYAPKEAKVSDADMEKLTTEGYELTVKGTLIDHKGTKQIKVEQASDITFGSAPTAPTYTPLDASTATLADYADGKYVKLHGTISFENKHSYIILKDNTKIQLFTANTFAISKEKTDKLKITGQEVTISGKFEDYNPAPNNVIRELIYFKDSDVVLSGTTPAPSIVALDATQATLANFTNNIGKTVKLTGTLVEESGKSHIKFSDGTDIQLYVPNYGKLPASFKNKMKAGTKVAITGTFKIFEDKKANKNINQIAYTKTEDVEFL; encoded by the coding sequence ATGAAACTAACAACATTAAAAAACAGTGGAATAGCCTTACTATCGCTATTCACCCTCATATCCTGTGTAAAGGATGATGATTATGAGCTTCCGGAAATAAAGAAAGAGCTCCCAAGTTTTAATGGTAGTATTGTAACATTTGCTACTTTAACCAGCAAGGCAACTGCCTCAGTAACTACTTATACCGCTAACGAAGCTATAGAAGGCTATGTAATATCAAGCGATGAAGGAGGTAACTTCTATCAAAAAATCTATATCCAAAATCCAGAAGGCACACAAGGAATATCAGTAGCTATTGAGGAAGGATCACATTATACCGAGTATCCTTTAGGTGCTAAGGTGCAACTTCGCCTTAAAGATCTCTCTACCCATCTTAATAATGGAGGAGTTGATGTAGGTTATAAAACCTATACTTCAGGCAAGTATACCAATGTGGGTAGAATTACTAAATCTATCTACAAAAATCATCTATTTGATACAGGTGAACGCAAACCACTTACACAACTTGCCAAAGAATTTACCTCTATAGCTCAAGCTGCTACTGATAGCAACGTAAACCAGCTTATTACCCTAAAAAATGTACATTTCCCCGATAATGCTGTTGGGAAAACCTTCTTTGTAACCCCCGAAGCTACTGCTCGTGATAAAAATGGCACCAACTACAACCTTACTGATGCTAGTGGCAAGCACATTATCTTCCGTACCAGTAGCTTTGCCAAATTTAAGAATCAAATAGTACCCGCCGGTACAGTAAATGTTACCGGAGTTCTTACCAAGTTTGGTAGCACCTATCAGTTTATGATTAGTAACCATCAAGACTTGGTAGTTGTGGGAGGCACCGTTACCCAAACTCAATCTGCTACCGTCGAAGCTATTGAAGCCGCTACAGCCACAGCCTCTGTTTTTCAGGAAAATAAACTAGTGAAAATACACGGTATAACCATCTCCAAAGGCGGTCGCCCTTACTTTAAACTCGCAGACGGCACCCTTATCCTAATTTATGCCCCTAAAGAAGCTAAAGTTTCTGATGCCGATATGGAAAAATTGACTACCGAAGGTTATGAACTTACTGTAAAAGGTACCTTGATTGATCATAAAGGAACTAAGCAAATTAAAGTAGAACAAGCCTCCGATATCACCTTCGGCTCTGCCCCTACCGCTCCTACTTATACTCCTCTAGATGCTAGCACCGCCACCCTAGCCGATTACGCCGATGGTAAATACGTCAAACTACATGGTACTATCTCTTTTGAAAACAAACATTCATACATAATTCTCAAAGATAATACCAAAATACAGCTCTTTACAGCCAATACATTTGCCATTAGCAAAGAAAAAACCGATAAGTTAAAAATTACCGGACAAGAAGTAACCATCTCAGGTAAGTTCGAGGACTATAACCCTGCTCCCAACAATGTAATACGTGAGCTTATTTATTTTAAAGACAGCGATGTGGTATTAAGCGGTACCACCCCTGCTCCTTCTATCGTTGCCTTAGATGCTACCCAAGCCACCCTTGCCAATTTTACCAATAACATCGGCAAAACAGTCAAACTCACCGGTACTCTCGTCGAGGAAAGCGGCAAATCACACATCAAATTCTCCGATGGCACCGATATCCAGCTATACGTACCCAACTACGGCAAACTACCTGCATCCTTTAAAAATAAAATGAAAGCTGGTACCAAAGTAGCCATAACCGGTACTTTTAAAATATTTGAAGACAAAAAAGCAAACAAGAACATAAACCAAATTGCCTATACCAAAACCGAAGACGTAGAATTTCTATAA
- a CDS encoding energy transducer TonB: MKKLITLLCLGFFTVAQAQNTPIDIKDPSLAHEPQCKNIEKTIQKEGRSPFWQCVDSWAYNHFTYPDDAFNNQREAIVWIPFLINEKGTFLVNKDSINITVPPEKMKDLDEGKYNSIKEVCYNIFANFPKVIPAKNAQGQAIPVKGSYPISFIIPLDENQQPIEGEKGIAEALTKALKPVAEKAACRVGNEHLSEEEKINDTNRYFSTIIRTRYHYPPSAFELRISGKVTIKIEVDTQGKITAKAISGPNELFKAAEKIFINLPNFTPAYDQYGYPIKMTYIIVVNYLLTS, encoded by the coding sequence ATGAAAAAACTAATAACCCTCCTATGCTTAGGCTTCTTCACAGTAGCACAAGCCCAAAACACCCCTATCGATATTAAAGACCCCTCCCTAGCGCATGAACCCCAATGCAAAAACATCGAAAAAACCATACAAAAAGAAGGTCGCAGCCCCTTTTGGCAATGCGTCGATAGCTGGGCTTATAACCACTTCACCTACCCCGATGACGCCTTTAATAACCAACGCGAAGCCATCGTATGGATACCCTTTTTAATAAACGAAAAAGGAACATTTCTTGTAAACAAAGATTCTATAAATATAACAGTACCTCCTGAAAAAATGAAAGATTTAGATGAAGGTAAATACAACTCCATAAAAGAAGTGTGTTATAACATTTTTGCCAATTTCCCCAAAGTGATTCCCGCCAAAAATGCACAAGGACAAGCAATCCCCGTCAAAGGCAGCTACCCCATTAGCTTTATAATCCCCTTAGACGAAAACCAACAACCCATAGAAGGAGAAAAAGGCATTGCCGAAGCACTTACCAAAGCCCTAAAACCCGTTGCCGAAAAAGCAGCTTGTAGGGTCGGGAATGAACACCTATCCGAAGAAGAAAAAATCAACGATACCAACAGATACTTCTCTACAATAATTCGCACCCGATATCACTATCCTCCCTCAGCATTTGAGTTAAGAATCTCAGGCAAAGTAACCATAAAAATAGAAGTCGATACCCAAGGCAAAATAACAGCCAAAGCCATAAGTGGCCCTAATGAATTATTCAAGGCTGCCGAAAAAATCTTTATCAATCTCCCCAACTTTACCCCAGCCTATGATCAATACGGCTACCCTATAAAAATGACCTATATCATAGTTGTCAACTATTTATTAACTTCATAG
- the gdhA gene encoding NADP-specific glutamate dehydrogenase, translated as MDVKKIMNSLEAKHPGEKEYLQAVHEVLESVEEVYNQHPEFAKAKIIERIVEPDRIFTFRVDWVDDKGEVQSNLGYRVQFNAAIGPYKGGIRFHKAVNLSMLKFLGFEQTFKNALTTLPMGGAKGGSDFDPTGKSDAEIMRFCQAFMLELWQHIGPDTDVPAGDVGVGGREVGYMYGMYKKLAREYNTGVLTGKGINWGGSLIRPEATGYGALYFVDHMLKKLGKDLKGQRVVVSGFGNVAWGASQKATQLGAKVIGLSGPDGCVEVPGGMTHEMIDYLLELRASNRNIVAPFAEKFAKESKFTAGKKAWIIPCDIALPCAFQNELDGEDAKVLIANGVKLVAEVSNMGCTPEAIKAFQDAKLPFAPGKAVNAGGVATSGLEMTQNAAHLAWRAEEVDAKLHQIMESIHNACLKYGQEDGYINYVKGANIAGFMKVAAAMVDQGVI; from the coding sequence ATGGATGTAAAAAAAATTATGAACTCCTTAGAGGCTAAACACCCAGGAGAAAAAGAGTATTTGCAAGCCGTTCACGAGGTGCTTGAATCGGTAGAAGAGGTGTATAACCAACACCCTGAATTTGCTAAAGCTAAAATTATTGAGCGCATTGTAGAGCCTGATCGTATCTTTACTTTCCGTGTGGACTGGGTAGATGATAAAGGTGAGGTACAAAGTAACCTTGGCTACCGTGTGCAGTTTAACGCAGCAATAGGTCCATATAAAGGGGGTATTCGTTTTCATAAAGCTGTGAACCTATCGATGTTGAAATTCTTAGGTTTTGAACAAACTTTTAAAAATGCTCTTACTACCTTACCTATGGGAGGTGCTAAAGGAGGTTCGGACTTTGACCCAACAGGTAAATCGGATGCTGAAATTATGCGTTTTTGCCAAGCCTTTATGCTTGAACTTTGGCAACATATAGGCCCTGATACTGATGTGCCTGCAGGTGATGTGGGTGTAGGTGGTCGTGAAGTAGGCTATATGTACGGTATGTACAAAAAGTTGGCTAGAGAGTACAATACTGGGGTACTTACTGGAAAAGGTATTAACTGGGGTGGTTCACTTATTCGCCCTGAAGCTACTGGTTATGGTGCTCTTTACTTTGTAGACCATATGCTTAAGAAACTTGGTAAAGACCTTAAAGGACAACGTGTAGTAGTATCGGGATTTGGTAACGTAGCGTGGGGTGCTTCGCAAAAAGCAACTCAGTTGGGGGCTAAAGTTATTGGACTTTCAGGACCTGATGGCTGCGTAGAGGTGCCAGGTGGTATGACTCACGAAATGATAGACTATCTATTAGAGCTTCGTGCTTCTAACCGTAATATTGTAGCTCCTTTTGCTGAGAAATTTGCTAAAGAAAGTAAATTTACTGCTGGTAAGAAGGCTTGGATAATACCTTGTGATATTGCTTTGCCTTGTGCGTTCCAGAATGAGCTTGATGGAGAAGATGCTAAGGTGCTTATTGCTAATGGTGTGAAGCTGGTAGCTGAGGTATCGAATATGGGATGTACTCCTGAGGCTATCAAGGCTTTCCAAGATGCTAAATTGCCTTTTGCTCCTGGTAAAGCGGTAAATGCTGGTGGTGTAGCTACTTCGGGATTGGAGATGACTCAAAATGCGGCTCACCTTGCGTGGAGAGCTGAGGAAGTGGATGCTAAATTGCATCAAATTATGGAGTCGATTCACAATGCTTGCCTGAAATACGGACAAGAGGATGGTTATATTAACTACGTGAAAGGTGCTAACATTGCTGGCTTTATGAAAGTTGCTGCTGCGATGGTAGACCAAGGTGTTATCTAA